The genomic stretch CCGCGGCTTTCGACCGACGCGTACGGGACACAGATCCTGCAGATGACGCACGCCTCTCTCCTCCGGATGGACGCGGCGGGAAATCCCCTTCCGGATCTCGCGGAGCGCTGGGAGGAGCGGTCTCCCACCGAGATCGTGTTCCGGTTGCGCAGCGGAGTGCGTTTCCACGACGGGAGGGAGCTCTCCTCCGCGGACGTCCGCTACACGTTTCAATGGATGCTTGACCCCCGGAACCGGTCCCCGCACCGGTCGACATACAAAACGATCCGGGCGATCGAGGCCCCCGACGTTCGCACGGTCGTCTTCCGGCTTTCGGAGCCGTTCGCCCCGTTCCTTGCCGGCATGGTGCGGGGGATCGTGCCCGCCGGATCCCCGGCGGCGGGATATTCCCCCCCGATCGGGGCAGGGCCCTACCGGGTGGACGACTACCAGCCCGACGCCGGTATCCGTCTTTCGCGGTTCGAGGGATACTACGGCGGGATCCCGGGCATCGAAAAGGTCGTCGTCAAGTTCCTCCCGGACAGCAATGTGAGGTTCCTCGAACTTACGAAGGGGAGCGTCAACTTCGTGCTGAACGGAGTGGACCCCGACCTGATCCCCGCCGCCCTGAAAAACGGGAACCTGGTGACCGAGGAGGACGCCGGAAGCAACGTTTCCTACCTCGGGTTCAACCTCCTTGACCCGGTCCTGTCCGACGCGCGGGTGCGGCGGGCCATCGCCATGGCCATCGACCGCGGGGCGATCGTCCGGACCTTGTGGAAGGGCCACGCGGACCTTGCCGACTCCATCCTCGCCCCGGGCTTCTGGGCCCATGAAAAAGGGATCCCCCCCCTGCCGTACGACCCCGCCGCGGCAAGGCGTCTTCTGGACTCGGCCGGCGACCGCGACCCGGACGGCGAGGGGCCGAAACCCCGCTTCCGGCTGACGTACAAGACGTCGCAGAACGAGTTGCGGCGGCGGATCGCGGCCGTCATCCAGGAGCAGCTGCGCCAGGTCGGAATCGCCGTGGAGGTCCAGTCCCTGGAGTGGGGGACCTTCTTCTCGGACATCCGGAGGGGGAACTTCCAGCTGTACGGCCTGACCTGGGTCGGAATCGCGGACCCGGACATCTATCACTACGCCTTCCACTCCGGGGAGACTCCCCCCGAGGGAGCCAACCGGGGAGGCTACCGGAAACCCGAGGTCGACCGGCTGGTGGAGGAAGGCCGCCGGGAACCGTCGCGGGAGAAACGGAAAACGATCTACGGAAAAGTGCAGCGGATCCTTGCCCGGGACCTGCCTGTTTTCCCCCTCTGGATCAACCGGAACATCCTCGTCCGGGACCGGCGGCTCGTCGGCTTCGTCATCACACCGGACGAGGATTACGCCTCCGTCAAGGAGATGACCCTCCGGAAGGGAGAGGAAGCCGGGAAATGAGGAGGTACCTTTTCTCCCGTCTCCGGCAGATGGTCCCCGTCGTTTTCGGCGTGGTGACGGTCGTCTTCCTCCTGATCCATCTCATCCCCGGCGACCCCGTCGAGATCATGCTGGGCGAGAGCGCCCTTCCGGCCCAGAAGGAGGAACTGCGCCGGGAGCTTCGCCTGGACCGCCCCCTGGCCGTCCAGTACGGCGATTTTCTCCTCGGAGTGGCGCGGGGGGACCTGGGCACCTCCTTCCGGAGCCGGGAACCGGTGCTGCGGGAGATCCTCCGGAGGGTTCCCGCGACCCTCCTCCTCTCGGCCGCCTCGATGACCGTGGCTCTTCTCCTCTCGATTCCCCTCGGAATCCTGTCCGCGATGCGGCAGCACACCCTTCTCGACCATCTCTGCGGC from Candidatus Deferrimicrobiaceae bacterium encodes the following:
- a CDS encoding ABC transporter substrate-binding protein, whose amino-acid sequence is PRLSTDAYGTQILQMTHASLLRMDAAGNPLPDLAERWEERSPTEIVFRLRSGVRFHDGRELSSADVRYTFQWMLDPRNRSPHRSTYKTIRAIEAPDVRTVVFRLSEPFAPFLAGMVRGIVPAGSPAAGYSPPIGAGPYRVDDYQPDAGIRLSRFEGYYGGIPGIEKVVVKFLPDSNVRFLELTKGSVNFVLNGVDPDLIPAALKNGNLVTEEDAGSNVSYLGFNLLDPVLSDARVRRAIAMAIDRGAIVRTLWKGHADLADSILAPGFWAHEKGIPPLPYDPAAARRLLDSAGDRDPDGEGPKPRFRLTYKTSQNELRRRIAAVIQEQLRQVGIAVEVQSLEWGTFFSDIRRGNFQLYGLTWVGIADPDIYHYAFHSGETPPEGANRGGYRKPEVDRLVEEGRREPSREKRKTIYGKVQRILARDLPVFPLWINRNILVRDRRLVGFVITPDEDYASVKEMTLRKGEEAGK